One segment of Candidatus Nitrospira nitrosa DNA contains the following:
- a CDS encoding type II secretion system F family protein, which yields MATFAYIGRSKSGVVKKGELVAKSRDEAAEQLRKQNLVVTSLEEKAAKEGFSFQLGSGVKEKDLVVFTRQFGTMINAGLPLIQCLEILSTQSENAVLRKSVGEIKARVEGGSTFSDALSKHPKIFDDLYVNMVHAGEVGGLLDTILGRLSKHIEKAMKLKGQIKSAMVYPAAILGIAAIVITVLMIWVIPVFEKMFKEMSGGKMGLPAPTQLVIDMSNFAQGNWYIMLGVIIGAVVGLKKYYATKQGRLAIDKFLLKLPVFGDLIRKASVAKFTRTLGTLLASGVPLLEALTICAKTSGNKVVEGALLDAKVSISGGKTISEPLAKSGTFPKMVTHMISVGESTGALDTMLGKIADFYEDEVDEAVGNLTALLEPMMMVFLGVTVGFIVVAMYLPIFTMASAIG from the coding sequence ATGGCCACATTTGCGTATATTGGGCGCAGTAAATCCGGAGTCGTGAAAAAGGGTGAGCTGGTCGCCAAGTCGAGAGATGAGGCCGCGGAGCAGTTACGCAAGCAGAACCTCGTCGTCACGAGCCTCGAAGAGAAGGCGGCCAAAGAGGGATTCAGTTTTCAACTGGGAAGCGGGGTGAAGGAAAAGGACCTGGTCGTATTCACCAGACAATTCGGGACGATGATCAATGCCGGGTTGCCGTTGATTCAATGCCTCGAAATCCTATCGACACAGTCCGAGAATGCCGTATTGAGAAAGTCGGTGGGTGAGATTAAGGCACGGGTCGAAGGCGGATCAACGTTTTCAGACGCCCTCAGCAAACATCCCAAAATCTTCGATGATCTGTACGTCAATATGGTCCATGCCGGCGAGGTGGGAGGATTACTGGACACGATTCTCGGACGATTGTCGAAACATATCGAAAAGGCCATGAAGTTAAAAGGACAGATTAAGAGCGCCATGGTCTATCCCGCCGCCATTCTGGGCATCGCCGCCATCGTAATTACGGTCTTAATGATTTGGGTCATCCCGGTGTTCGAGAAAATGTTCAAGGAAATGTCCGGCGGAAAAATGGGACTTCCGGCACCGACCCAGCTCGTCATTGACATGAGTAATTTTGCGCAAGGGAATTGGTATATCATGCTGGGTGTGATCATCGGAGCCGTGGTGGGGCTCAAAAAATACTATGCAACTAAACAGGGGAGGTTGGCCATCGACAAGTTCCTGCTGAAATTGCCGGTGTTCGGGGACTTGATTCGAAAAGCATCGGTGGCCAAGTTCACCAGGACATTAGGGACATTGCTGGCGAGCGGGGTGCCATTGCTCGAGGCCTTGACGATTTGCGCCAAGACGTCCGGCAATAAGGTTGTCGAAGGAGCGCTTCTTGATGCGAAGGTCAGTATCAGCGGCGGGAAGACGATTTCGGAGCCGCTTGCAAAAAGCGGTACCTTCCCGAAGATGGTCACACACATGATCTCGGTCGGAGAGTCAACAGGCGCGTTGGATACCATGCTTGGGAAGATCGCGGATTTCTATGAAGACGAAGTGGACGAGGCTGTTGGAAATCTCACGGCACTCTTGGAACCAATGATGATGGTCTTTCTGGGAGTCACGGTCGGCTTCATCGTGGTGGCGATGTATTTACCAATCTTCACGATGGCCTCTGCGATTGGGTAA
- a CDS encoding ATP-binding protein, which translates to MDEIKTRIYWLMGWRVVLVTLLLGLSLAFQVTKGERVETFYALIVFTYAATILYALTLQHLVRPEVLVRFAWGQIAIDFVVESVLIARTGGIESPFAVLYVISVTVASLVPRRRVGLLTASLCIILFGLLTNLQLYGLTEIWGWLPHTRLSAAETLQAFGVYALAFLVVGFLSGALADQLRTADQSLREKEQGLHRLRAFHENIVNSISSGVFTTDAHGLITSFNPAAEEATGYCSKEVQGRPWREVFNWQPEGLKNEGTERVSHNLRFEVECKRADGNRLILGMTLGPLHEQGETTGLVGVCKDLTQIRDLEEEMRRKEWLASLGEMSAGMAHEIRNPLGALAGAMQMLRKDVQADETSQRLVEIAVREATRLNAIITEFLQYARPPALNLAECDLNKVLAETFDLVQHEARTRTNITVVTAPCSDTLPAQVDQDQMKQVFWNFAVNAFDAMPKGGQLTVSTGCRKVDVAGRKADVIEVSFQDTGEGIPKKNLDKIFLPFFTTKKSGSGLGLAAVHRIVDLHGGWIKVESEEGLGTRFGVCLPRTADSGIRLWHEGREPWKRS; encoded by the coding sequence GTGGACGAAATCAAGACCAGAATTTATTGGCTGATGGGCTGGCGGGTTGTGCTTGTTACGTTGCTCTTGGGGTTGTCCCTTGCCTTCCAGGTGACGAAGGGTGAGCGCGTCGAAACGTTCTATGCCTTGATCGTGTTCACCTATGCGGCCACGATCCTCTACGCCCTCACCCTGCAACATCTTGTTCGTCCAGAAGTACTTGTGCGGTTTGCATGGGGGCAGATCGCCATAGATTTTGTCGTTGAGTCTGTGCTGATCGCACGAACAGGCGGGATAGAAAGTCCCTTTGCTGTGCTCTACGTCATCAGCGTGACTGTGGCGAGCTTGGTTCCACGACGCCGAGTCGGCCTGTTGACGGCAAGCCTCTGCATCATCCTGTTTGGACTTCTTACTAATTTGCAGCTGTATGGTCTCACGGAGATCTGGGGCTGGCTTCCTCATACTCGCCTGAGTGCCGCGGAAACGCTTCAGGCGTTCGGCGTGTATGCGCTGGCCTTTCTGGTCGTCGGGTTCCTGAGTGGGGCACTTGCGGATCAATTGCGGACGGCGGATCAATCGCTCCGAGAAAAAGAGCAGGGGCTCCATCGTCTGCGCGCGTTCCATGAGAACATCGTGAACAGCATCAGTAGCGGGGTGTTTACAACCGATGCGCATGGCCTGATCACGTCATTTAATCCTGCAGCTGAAGAAGCAACCGGCTATTGCAGCAAGGAAGTCCAAGGACGCCCTTGGCGCGAAGTATTCAACTGGCAGCCAGAGGGATTGAAGAATGAAGGGACTGAGCGCGTTTCACATAATCTGCGATTTGAGGTCGAGTGTAAACGGGCCGATGGGAATCGGTTGATTCTTGGCATGACACTCGGCCCCTTACACGAGCAGGGGGAGACGACGGGTCTGGTGGGTGTGTGTAAGGATCTCACGCAGATCCGGGATTTAGAAGAGGAAATGCGGCGTAAGGAGTGGCTTGCCAGTCTTGGGGAAATGTCGGCGGGGATGGCACATGAAATTCGCAATCCGCTCGGTGCCCTCGCCGGTGCCATGCAAATGCTTCGGAAAGATGTCCAGGCCGACGAGACGAGTCAACGGTTGGTGGAGATCGCAGTTCGGGAAGCGACTCGATTGAATGCAATCATTACCGAGTTCTTACAGTATGCCAGGCCTCCAGCTCTCAATTTGGCCGAGTGTGATTTGAACAAAGTCCTTGCTGAGACGTTTGATCTGGTACAACATGAAGCACGAACGAGAACGAACATCACTGTTGTGACCGCTCCATGTTCCGACACACTGCCTGCGCAAGTGGATCAGGATCAGATGAAGCAAGTGTTTTGGAATTTTGCGGTGAACGCGTTTGATGCCATGCCGAAGGGCGGCCAGCTGACGGTATCAACTGGATGCCGAAAGGTAGATGTGGCGGGTCGGAAGGCTGATGTGATTGAAGTGTCGTTTCAGGATACGGGAGAAGGTATTCCGAAGAAGAACCTCGACAAGATCTTTCTCCCCTTCTTTACCACCAAGAAGAGCGGGTCCGGATTAGGATTGGCGGCGGTCCATCGCATCGTGGATCTTCATGGCGGGTGGATTAAAGTAGAGAGTGAGGAAGGGCTGGGAACGCGATTCGGGGTCTGTTTGCCTCGCACCGCAGATTCTGGAATCAGACTCTGGCATGAGGGAAGAGAACCGTGGAAAAGATCTTAG
- a CDS encoding sigma-54-dependent transcriptional regulator: MEKILVVDDEQSLREVLSIMLKRAGYAVTIAMDGEDAVELLQKEIFDLVITDLRMPKVDGMEVLKAVKSASPETVVLIITAFASADSAVEAMKQGAYDYLTKPFQVDEVQLIIRNALEKRRLTTENMLLKREMASQSSFAQLVGQSEAIQRVFEVVRKVADSKSNVLICGESGTGKELVARAIHYNSARSALPFVAVNCSAVPETLLESELFGHMKGSFTGAIANKAGLFEIANGGTIFLDEIGDTTPTIQVKLLRVIQEREFRRVGGSQDIKVDVRIVAATNKDLEKAVADGSFREDLYYRLDVIPIRLPPLRMRTGDIPLLVNHFLERFAKESGKPKPVFSSDAMHVLLEHEWRGNVRELENLIERVVAFSVDGPVTEADVRGWLHRPTAPPPVQGMPLDLTDEGVDLEGLINGIEKDLLLKALERSKWVKKKAARMLRLNTRSFRYRLEKYAIKGGRD, encoded by the coding sequence GTGGAAAAGATCTTAGTCGTCGATGATGAACAAAGCTTGCGTGAGGTATTGAGCATCATGCTCAAACGGGCCGGGTATGCCGTAACCATCGCGATGGATGGTGAGGATGCCGTTGAATTACTGCAGAAGGAGATCTTCGACCTGGTCATCACCGATCTACGCATGCCCAAAGTTGATGGGATGGAGGTCCTCAAAGCGGTCAAATCAGCCTCTCCTGAAACGGTGGTCTTGATCATCACCGCCTTTGCGAGTGCGGATTCAGCCGTCGAAGCGATGAAGCAGGGAGCCTATGACTATCTGACGAAACCCTTTCAAGTCGATGAAGTGCAGTTGATCATCCGGAATGCGCTGGAAAAGCGACGCTTGACGACCGAGAATATGCTGCTCAAGCGAGAAATGGCGAGTCAGTCGTCATTCGCGCAGTTGGTCGGTCAGAGTGAAGCGATACAGCGAGTGTTTGAGGTCGTGCGAAAGGTTGCCGACTCAAAAAGCAACGTGCTGATTTGCGGGGAAAGTGGTACGGGGAAAGAACTAGTGGCTCGCGCGATTCACTACAACAGCGCGCGAAGCGCCTTGCCGTTTGTAGCCGTGAACTGCAGTGCGGTCCCGGAAACCTTGTTGGAGAGCGAGCTCTTTGGCCATATGAAGGGATCATTCACTGGGGCGATCGCGAATAAAGCAGGGTTGTTCGAGATCGCAAACGGCGGAACGATCTTTCTTGACGAAATCGGAGACACGACGCCGACCATTCAGGTGAAACTGCTTCGAGTAATTCAGGAGCGAGAATTTCGTCGAGTGGGGGGCAGTCAAGACATTAAAGTCGATGTGCGTATAGTGGCGGCCACTAATAAGGACCTCGAAAAAGCCGTGGCGGACGGGTCATTTCGGGAGGATCTCTACTATCGCTTGGATGTGATCCCCATACGGCTACCCCCGTTACGAATGCGGACGGGTGATATCCCACTACTCGTCAATCACTTTCTGGAGCGATTTGCGAAGGAAAGTGGGAAGCCAAAACCGGTGTTCAGCTCCGACGCGATGCATGTCCTGTTGGAACATGAGTGGCGCGGCAACGTTCGTGAGCTGGAGAATCTGATCGAGCGGGTCGTGGCGTTCTCTGTGGATGGACCGGTAACGGAGGCCGATGTGCGCGGATGGCTTCATCGCCCCACGGCGCCGCCGCCAGTACAGGGGATGCCGCTGGACTTGACCGACGAAGGCGTGGATCTTGAGGGGCTGATCAACGGAATCGAAAAAGATCTGTTACTCAAGGCACTGGAGCGGTCCAAATGGGTGAAGAAGAAAGCGGCGCGAATGCTCCGGTTGAACACCAGATCATTTCGGTATCGGTTAGAGAAGTATGCTATAAAAGGAGGTCGTGACTAA
- the ispE gene encoding 4-(cytidine 5'-diphospho)-2-C-methyl-D-erythritol kinase — translation MTNLSSASTSTPLSIRVVAPAKINLVLRILDRRTDGYHNLWSLMQTVQVEDEITIAQTDTHPGVTLRCDDPSLKADGSNLVYRAAMAVMEQSGWVGGLDITLAKRIPMGAGLGGGSSDAAATILGLNQLFNLGWSAEKMAHIGQTLGSDVPFFFFAPSATVAGRGEQVAPVRIKGTRWVVLVNPGFPVETKWAYQQLSANRAGVAPLSRSHAMLEQVSELGWEQVLEAAENDFEGPVFKTYSMLQEIKQRLLAHGAEAALLSGSGATVFGVFREEAKARQAQALFMNEPQFKVFVAQTSHPSS, via the coding sequence GTGACTAACCTTTCTTCCGCATCGACCTCTACGCCTCTCTCCATTCGCGTTGTCGCACCTGCCAAGATCAATCTCGTGTTGCGCATTCTTGATCGTCGCACCGACGGCTATCACAATCTTTGGTCGCTCATGCAGACGGTCCAGGTAGAGGACGAGATCACTATTGCGCAGACTGATACCCACCCAGGAGTCACATTGCGTTGTGACGATCCATCCTTGAAAGCGGATGGTTCCAATTTGGTTTATCGCGCGGCAATGGCGGTCATGGAACAGAGCGGATGGGTAGGGGGATTGGACATCACTCTCGCGAAGCGGATTCCAATGGGAGCTGGGTTGGGAGGCGGGAGTAGCGACGCGGCTGCGACGATTCTCGGCTTGAACCAGTTGTTCAATCTGGGATGGTCGGCGGAAAAAATGGCACACATCGGTCAAACGCTCGGGAGCGATGTGCCGTTCTTTTTCTTCGCGCCCTCCGCGACTGTGGCAGGGCGCGGTGAGCAGGTTGCTCCAGTTCGAATCAAAGGAACGCGATGGGTCGTTTTGGTCAACCCGGGTTTCCCTGTGGAAACGAAGTGGGCGTATCAGCAACTGTCTGCCAATCGAGCCGGCGTGGCTCCACTATCCCGGTCCCATGCCATGCTGGAGCAAGTATCTGAGTTGGGATGGGAGCAGGTGCTGGAGGCAGCAGAAAATGACTTCGAAGGACCGGTGTTTAAGACCTATTCCATGCTGCAGGAGATCAAGCAGCGACTGCTAGCTCACGGGGCTGAGGCGGCGCTTCTCTCGGGGAGCGGGGCGACCGTTTTTGGCGTGTTTCGTGAGGAGGCGAAGGCTCGTCAGGCACAAGCCCTATTTATGAATGAGCCACAGTTTAAGGTGTTTGTCGCACAGACCTCACACCCATCGTCTTGA
- a CDS encoding ribose-phosphate diphosphokinase, translated as MNRELKIFSGNANLALAHEICAYLGQKLGEATVSSFSDGEIRVKIDENVRGADVFVVQSCCQPVNDSLMELLIIIDALKRSSANRITAVIPYFGYARQDRKDQPRVPITAKLVADLMTTAGADRVLSMDLHAGQIQGFFNVPVDHLYALPVLLDYIIKKQIADLVVVSPDAGGVERARAFAKRIQANLAIIDKRREGPNQAQIMNIIGDVQGKRVLLLDDMIDTAGTIVQGAQACLDHGAREVMTACTHAVLSGPALERLQSSCLSQVVVTNSIPLRGKELICPKLHQLSVAPLLGEAIRRIHEDESVSSLFA; from the coding sequence ATGAACAGAGAATTGAAAATTTTCTCTGGCAACGCCAATCTTGCGCTTGCACATGAGATTTGCGCATACCTTGGGCAAAAGCTGGGTGAGGCGACGGTCTCTTCGTTCAGCGATGGTGAGATCCGTGTCAAGATCGACGAGAATGTTCGGGGTGCCGATGTCTTCGTCGTGCAGTCCTGCTGTCAGCCGGTCAACGACTCTTTAATGGAGTTGTTGATCATCATCGACGCGTTGAAACGTTCCTCCGCGAATCGCATCACGGCGGTGATCCCGTATTTTGGATATGCCCGTCAGGATCGGAAGGATCAACCCCGTGTTCCCATTACCGCCAAGTTGGTCGCGGACTTGATGACCACGGCCGGGGCGGATCGTGTACTTTCGATGGATCTTCATGCCGGGCAAATTCAGGGGTTCTTTAACGTGCCGGTCGATCACTTGTACGCACTTCCGGTCTTACTGGACTATATCATCAAAAAACAAATAGCCGACCTCGTCGTCGTTTCTCCAGATGCCGGTGGGGTGGAGCGAGCTCGGGCATTCGCCAAACGGATCCAGGCTAATCTGGCGATCATTGATAAACGCCGAGAAGGTCCCAATCAAGCTCAAATCATGAATATCATCGGAGATGTGCAGGGGAAGCGAGTCCTTCTCCTTGATGACATGATCGATACAGCGGGTACGATTGTTCAGGGAGCTCAGGCTTGTCTCGATCATGGCGCGCGAGAGGTGATGACCGCCTGCACCCATGCGGTCTTATCCGGGCCGGCGCTGGAACGATTACAGTCGTCGTGTCTTTCCCAAGTGGTGGTTACCAATTCCATTCCCTTGAGGGGGAAAGAGCTGATCTGTCCGAAGTTGCATCAATTGTCGGTGGCGCCCCTCTTAGGCGAGGCGATCAGGCGCATCCATGAAGATGAGTCGGTGAGTTCATTATTTGCCTAG
- a CDS encoding 50S ribosomal protein L25, whose protein sequence is MKFDLTVAVREQAGKGAARSMRRAGKIPAVLYGQGECLSLIANPDDLVKILKSHAGSTALISLTVNGAKSKPSRTALLRDYQVDPITGAVLHADLFEISMSKPIRVKVPVKVTGSIPAGVKEGGVLHHNMRDIYVECLPAALPDHIEVDASALTIGSGVHVKEIGAREGIRFLDEPEQMVVSVAAPMSDAKLEALLTAGAGQAGEPEVAAKGKEAGAEGAAGAAAPAKAGAAAAPAGDAKGGDKKEAAAPKGEKKEAEKKK, encoded by the coding sequence ATGAAATTCGATTTGACAGTAGCGGTGAGAGAACAAGCGGGTAAGGGAGCGGCACGGTCGATGCGACGGGCAGGGAAAATTCCGGCGGTGTTGTACGGCCAGGGTGAATGTCTCTCGCTGATCGCCAACCCCGACGACTTGGTCAAGATTCTAAAGTCCCACGCGGGCAGCACCGCGCTGATTTCACTGACCGTCAACGGGGCCAAGTCCAAGCCGAGCCGTACCGCCCTTTTGCGAGACTATCAAGTGGATCCGATAACGGGAGCGGTGTTGCATGCTGATCTCTTTGAAATTTCGATGAGCAAACCGATTCGGGTCAAAGTGCCGGTCAAGGTCACCGGCAGTATTCCCGCTGGGGTGAAGGAAGGCGGTGTGTTGCACCACAACATGCGCGATATATACGTTGAATGTTTGCCCGCGGCATTGCCTGATCATATTGAAGTGGATGCGTCGGCCTTGACCATTGGGAGCGGTGTCCATGTCAAAGAAATTGGCGCGCGCGAGGGGATCCGTTTCCTCGATGAGCCTGAACAGATGGTAGTGAGTGTTGCGGCACCAATGTCGGATGCGAAGCTGGAGGCCTTGCTGACGGCTGGGGCTGGCCAAGCAGGAGAACCGGAAGTGGCGGCGAAAGGTAAGGAGGCTGGGGCTGAAGGTGCGGCAGGTGCCGCAGCGCCGGCCAAAGCCGGAGCAGCAGCGGCACCTGCTGGTGACGCGAAGGGTGGAGACAAGAAAGAGGCTGCCGCGCCCAAGGGTGAGAAGAAAGAAGCTGAAAAGAAGAAGTAA
- the pth gene encoding aminoacyl-tRNA hydrolase: MRLLVGLGNPGKAYAQTRHNVGMWAIERAAARWSIRLSPRGTAQRGSGRLGRELIELASLLDWMNCSGPPVKGLLREYSLTPNELIVVHDDLDLEPGRLRIKLSGGYGGHNGIKSLIEALGTPQFIRLKIGVGRPAPGQDSADYVLEPVTKDELAIFEPCLEQAVDALECLIHRGPEVAMNQFNVRERVEKGEQPD; the protein is encoded by the coding sequence TTGCGTCTGCTTGTTGGACTGGGCAATCCGGGAAAGGCCTATGCCCAGACCCGTCACAATGTCGGAATGTGGGCCATCGAGCGGGCTGCCGCTCGATGGTCGATCCGACTCTCACCGCGCGGTACGGCACAACGAGGTTCCGGGCGACTTGGACGAGAATTAATCGAGTTGGCCAGCCTCCTCGATTGGATGAACTGTTCCGGTCCTCCCGTGAAGGGTCTTCTAAGAGAGTATTCCCTCACTCCCAACGAGCTTATCGTCGTCCATGATGATCTCGATTTAGAGCCGGGTCGGCTGCGGATCAAACTTTCCGGAGGCTATGGGGGGCATAACGGGATCAAGTCCCTCATCGAAGCGCTGGGCACTCCACAATTTATCAGACTCAAGATCGGAGTCGGTCGGCCTGCCCCAGGCCAAGATTCGGCGGACTATGTGTTGGAACCGGTCACGAAAGACGAACTGGCTATCTTTGAGCCTTGTCTGGAGCAAGCCGTTGATGCGCTGGAATGTTTGATCCATCGTGGACCAGAGGTCGCGATGAATCAGTTCAATGTGAGAGAGCGAGTGGAGAAAGGGGAGCAGCCGGACTGA
- the ychF gene encoding redox-regulated ATPase YchF, protein MGLCCGMIGLPNVGKTTVFNALTGGGALAANYPFATVEPNTGVALVPDPRLVKLTEIFASKKTTYSTLEVRDIAGLVEGASKGEGLGNQFLGHIREVDALLHVVRCFQGTDVVHVSGGVNPLRDIEVIETELMLSDLETLDRRKQKTEKKVRAGDKKAAFEVEFLTKLIGMLDKGEWLGNREYPAEERVILMECQLLSAKPVLFVANVSEGKNADEAMVQTVRDFAAKRGARVVTICGQLEAELSSLPESERTDFLSEMGLTESGLVRLTREAYSLLDLVTFFTAGDTESRAWPIPRNTKAPQAAGKIHSDMERGFIRAEVYHYDDLLACGSEAKVKEKGLFRLEGKDYVIKEADIVYFRFNV, encoded by the coding sequence ATGGGTCTTTGTTGCGGCATGATCGGGCTTCCCAACGTCGGTAAGACGACGGTCTTCAACGCACTCACCGGTGGTGGGGCACTTGCGGCGAACTATCCGTTCGCCACGGTGGAGCCCAATACCGGGGTGGCGCTGGTGCCGGATCCTCGGCTCGTCAAATTGACGGAGATCTTTGCCTCGAAGAAAACCACCTACAGCACGCTGGAAGTGCGAGACATCGCCGGGTTGGTCGAAGGGGCCAGTAAAGGTGAAGGACTCGGGAATCAATTCCTGGGCCACATTCGCGAAGTGGACGCCTTACTGCATGTGGTTCGTTGCTTTCAGGGGACCGATGTGGTGCATGTCAGCGGTGGTGTTAATCCGCTTCGTGATATTGAGGTGATCGAGACCGAACTGATGCTCTCCGATCTGGAAACGCTCGATCGGCGAAAGCAGAAGACCGAAAAGAAGGTCCGGGCGGGCGATAAGAAGGCTGCTTTTGAAGTGGAGTTTCTCACTAAGCTCATCGGCATGCTCGACAAAGGGGAGTGGCTGGGTAATCGAGAATACCCAGCGGAGGAACGGGTGATCCTCATGGAATGTCAGCTTCTTTCTGCCAAGCCAGTGCTGTTTGTCGCCAACGTTTCGGAAGGAAAGAATGCCGACGAAGCCATGGTCCAGACGGTGAGAGACTTTGCCGCCAAGCGAGGGGCTAGAGTTGTCACGATCTGCGGGCAACTGGAAGCTGAGCTCTCATCATTACCTGAAAGCGAACGGACGGACTTCCTGAGTGAAATGGGACTGACGGAATCCGGGCTTGTCCGGCTGACGCGTGAAGCCTATAGCTTGCTGGATCTGGTGACGTTTTTCACCGCCGGCGATACCGAATCCCGCGCCTGGCCGATTCCTAGAAACACCAAAGCTCCGCAAGCGGCCGGCAAGATCCACTCCGACATGGAGCGTGGCTTCATTCGTGCCGAGGTCTATCATTACGACGATTTGCTGGCCTGTGGATCAGAGGCCAAGGTGAAGGAGAAGGGGCTGTTTCGTCTTGAAGGCAAAGACTACGTCATTAAAGAAGCGGATATCGTCTACTTTAGGTTTAACGTATAA
- the tmpT gene encoding thiopurine S-methyltransferase, whose amino-acid sequence MDAIFWHNRWQTNQTGWHERAVNPLLTTHFPSLHIPHAGRVFVPLCGKSLDLGWLLSQGYAVAGAELSELAVTQLFTELRMEPAISEVGKHKLFHGEKIDIFVGDLFDLSRETLGPVDAVYDRAALVALPDTMRVQYTAYLKSLTALASQLVIGYEYDQTIVPGPPFSVTPDELHRHYGDSYALTPLARIDVPGGLKGKCPATEHVWKLEKLQG is encoded by the coding sequence ATGGATGCAATTTTTTGGCACAATCGCTGGCAGACGAACCAGACCGGGTGGCATGAGCGCGCCGTTAACCCGCTGCTAACCACACATTTTCCTTCCCTGCACATACCGCATGCTGGCCGTGTGTTCGTGCCGCTCTGCGGGAAGTCACTCGACCTCGGTTGGCTCTTATCCCAGGGCTATGCAGTGGCCGGGGCGGAACTGAGTGAACTAGCTGTGACCCAGCTCTTTACCGAGCTGAGAATGGAACCGGCCATCTCAGAAGTTGGGAAGCACAAGCTCTTTCACGGGGAGAAGATCGATATTTTCGTGGGTGACCTCTTCGATCTGTCCCGCGAAACTCTCGGACCCGTCGATGCGGTCTATGACCGGGCTGCATTAGTCGCACTACCAGACACCATGCGAGTCCAATACACCGCGTATCTCAAATCTCTCACAGCCTTGGCATCTCAACTCGTCATCGGTTATGAGTACGACCAAACCATCGTGCCAGGGCCGCCGTTTTCCGTGACTCCCGATGAGCTCCATCGCCATTATGGTGATAGCTATGCCCTCACACCATTGGCCCGTATCGACGTCCCTGGCGGGCTCAAGGGGAAGTGTCCGGCGACGGAACATGTCTGGAAGTTAGAAAAACTGCAAGGTTAG
- a CDS encoding putative toxin-antitoxin system toxin component, PIN family, whose protein sequence is MKARRRLVLDTNTLISGVLLSDSVPGQVVRKAITEDLILLSEDSLYELADVLSRKKFDRYLCLEDREEFVQLVLRVAEMVPIVTAVHECRDESDNRILEVAVNGDAALILSGDQDLLMLNPFRGIPVLKPGDYMREAHDTDDTPRASEELE, encoded by the coding sequence ATGAAGGCTAGGCGGCGGTTGGTGCTGGATACCAACACCCTGATCAGCGGCGTCCTGCTGAGCGACTCCGTGCCAGGACAAGTGGTGCGAAAGGCGATTACCGAAGACCTCATCTTACTGTCCGAGGACAGCTTGTATGAACTGGCGGATGTGTTGTCGCGTAAGAAATTCGATCGCTATCTCTGCCTAGAAGACCGGGAAGAATTCGTGCAGCTCGTGCTGCGGGTGGCCGAGATGGTGCCGATCGTGACGGCGGTGCATGAATGCCGGGACGAATCAGACAACCGGATTTTAGAGGTCGCGGTCAACGGCGATGCGGCGCTGATTCTGAGCGGCGACCAGGATCTGCTGATGCTCAATCCCTTTCGAGGCATTCCCGTGCTGAAGCCAGGAGATTACATGCGGGAGGCCCACGATACTGATGACACCCCCCGTGCGTCCGAGGAACTTGAGTAA
- a CDS encoding type II toxin-antitoxin system Phd/YefM family antitoxin: protein MRYVSASDAKQRLAAILDAAQREPVMIRRQKRNVAVLLSAQEYERVCAMNRKEFLRFSDRVSKKTKAQGLTEEKLHEILADEG, encoded by the coding sequence ATGCGATATGTCTCAGCAAGCGATGCGAAGCAGAGACTGGCGGCGATCCTGGATGCCGCTCAGCGTGAACCCGTGATGATCCGCCGCCAGAAGCGCAATGTAGCCGTCCTGCTCTCGGCTCAGGAGTATGAGCGGGTGTGTGCCATGAACCGGAAAGAGTTTCTGAGGTTTTCAGATCGGGTGAGCAAGAAAACCAAGGCGCAGGGACTGACGGAGGAAAAGCTCCACGAGATTCTGGCCGATGAAGGCTAG